The segment CCGTGAAGAAGCCACGGCTCATTCGTCTGTAAACGAGCGTGGATTTTCGTCTCAGCCGCACACGGAAACAAAGCTAaagagaagggtctagctgcagactggagctccctCTAGACAGGaaccatgtgacctccactcaaagcttttttttctttactttttttttttttttttaaattaactttaatgtaacaaacaacctatagacaatcattctgaaaactaaacattttgcagctttcttatgttcactcacagtggtttatgcttctttttatttataaggtaaccactgtgagtgaactgtacaaggctgaagttgtcttcttattCGGTCAGcatcttattctgcaactgattgcaatttgcaaaataaagatttataaacaaaatagcattatttttattttaaataaaattatacactttccaaaaacctaaacaaacttacatcttataaaaaaaaaaaatcatcttatattgcaataaacagatagcaaacatggcataattttgagtaactgatattataaaagggttaaagtCCTGTGGGCCACtcttttatatgtggatatatacagggcgtgaaccccaTACAATGTTAACAGcgtggcccaacgctctttatggcaaacaaattggtgacaaaaccttgtcacttcatatattttgtaatccccccacaaaagaaaaaagaaaaccactatttggcacacacttaaactcATAGGTAGCTCTGCAGAAAGGGAGCcaaaaaatttaaaacttaacttttactgtcaaattgtTGAGGCGATAAGAAAGCCCAGGAGAAATGTGCGTTAGGCGTTCTcctgtctgtgagtaatctgggcatggttatactttatttgtgtgctctctgtGGTTAAGATACAGGTAATTCTGGTCATTCCTTAGTCACTGCAaaaatcgttgaggctctaagaaaGTCCAGGAGAAACGTGCATTAGGGGTTCGCCTTTCTGTGAataatctggacatggttatactttatttgtgtgctctctgtGGTTAAGATACAGGTAATTCTGGTcattccttagtcactgcaagccgtacctttttcacaataattgtaagcagctgcctaccaagagatAGATTGATAATCCCCACTCTTCACCCACCTTTGTGGGTAGCATcaaatcatagtcagtagtttattagggatctttttctatctcggtggacatcttacaatgggcctctgacagtgttggaatctgcttaatttagcaaacttagagcctcaacgattattgtcttattttgaaatagacaattgtagtgtgtttaatccagatgctccaatatttgtattttaatatttgacagtaaaagttgttttatttttttggttccctttctgcagatctacctatgtgtttaagtgtgtgccaaatagtggtttttctttttctttttctttgggattacactgtataccaaccactagggcaCCTCCCGCACTCCTCTAAAAAATATGAGTTtatgggttatagatggaaccataatttgatgaataaggcagttgtatacctatctcattgatatacacttcatatattttaccctttctgaataaataactggtattttaaaagggttaaaatccttaggGCCATTAATTTCTACGTGGATACATACACGGCGTgaagcccttcataggataaacGTGTTATTATCCTGGCCCAATGGTATCTACGGCAAAAAAAttattgccaaccttgccacttcatatatttgaccttttctaaataaataactggtatttcaaatcctttgggccactctttactgtgtggatatatacagggagtgagccccttcataggataaatatgttcttagcctgccccaacgctttttgtagcaaacaaactggtgccaacgttgccatctcatatatttttaaatttctgaataagtaactagaattttaaaagggttaaaatcctttggaccactcacttctatgtggatatatacagggcatgaacctcttcatagaataaacatgttctcaccctggcccaatgctttttgaagcaaacaaacaggTGACAACATGGCCCTCTCATGCATTTTACCTttcctgaataagtaactggtattttgaaagggtaaaaatactttgggccactcatttctgtgtggatatatacagatggtgagccccatcataggacagacatgttttcagccttgtccaacgctctttatggcaaacaaattgctGCCacccttgccactttatatattttaccttttctaaataagttattggtatttaaaaaaggataaaatcctTTGAGACactcatttatatgtgtatatatacacaaggcGTGGACccatcataggatagacatgttctcagcctggcccaacgccaTTTATGGCAAATAagctggtgccaaccttgccactttatatattttaccttttctaagtaaatagcattttaaaatggttaaaatcctttgggccactaatttctgtgtggttatatagggtgtgagcccctttatacaatccaagtgttttcagactgtcccaaagctttatatggcaaagaaaccttttcaaaatagcagtaacttatttagaaaaggtaaaatatgtgatttgacaaggtcagcaccagtttgtttgccataaaaagcgttggacaaggctgataacatgtctgtccCATGAAGAGTCTCAcgccttgtatatatccacacataaatgagtggcgcaaaggattttaacccttttataataagggattaaatgcttaccggatccttcttcacagaggagaggatttaacataacttaattaaataactatgtacatgagaatgtagtgcgaaataaccacagacaaactttttatgggaaaaattttgtgaccgtcacaggccataaaattttattaacctaacaaactagatagaactgatagaactgaaaatatatatggcggcatagagatcagctacccagaacagcaggagatcaccggcccaacgggaacagcagcagaggagtctctgccctaaggagatgacgctgaggggttgcagagatcacgtgaccatccctcaaaagggaggaaggagggttaccgtcacgtgcacgtgagggcctaccctcctccccggaagtctggccatcactcacccctagcgaccttctcctgcgcaaccggaccgaggatctcccgccgccagggtgaaagaagatcttccacctagataaggattccctgttaccaagccgtgtaaaccgcataacagggagaggagatccatatcctacagtaatggcttattgggcctagggtgagtagccatagccctgccattaaggtgccgtcgaaaatacaacatcattaaaacattacaaaaggggaagggagggagggaaaaaactgcttcagccaggatccggagaagaagaggaagttgcaagggagaacttggcttatctactggtaaggaggggcctaccctaaattgcaacaatgttgcacccagcaccttccctctctcttctaacccactctcctacagccttaacccttagactgctccaggcttatactaagccctacactgcattaagggattaaatgcttaccggatccttcttcacagaggagaggatttaacataacttaattaaataactatgtacatgagaatgtagtgcgaaataaccacagacaaactttttatgggaaaaattttgtgaccgtcacaggccataaaattttattaacctaacaaactagatagaactgatagaactgaaaatatatatggcggcatagagatcagctacccagaacagcaggagatcaccggcccaacgggaacagcagcagaggagtctctgccctaaggagatgacgctgaggggttgcagagatcacgtgaccatccctcaaaagggaggaaggagggttaccgtcacgtgcacgtgagggcctaccctcctccccggaagtctggccatcactcacccctagcgaccttctcctgcgcaaccggaccgaggatctcccgccacaaggaagcattttaatggtacccttgccgccaacgcacaacccgatttacaggaggggtaacagagctctctgaatgtcccctatgaataaatccagccccacatcagaaaggtgaactttatcccttctatatagctcggttctatcagccgaaatggcttcgtgccgtaccacgaagccacctgacccagtgacggttttcgctacagacgcattgatcttcttcctaacccggtatgccgccgtatgggccgacatatgcctccagtggagacggggtattatatgggaccaccctatcatgacccccgggatgcgtactcttagccacccaatgtctgcctgcataaccttaatcaactgtaaaactggtatggcccccacatcgttaccccctaggtgaagaataataatgtgaggcttcccccagcgtaccagggcctcagatatggttcctgctaattggggccagcacatccccctatcacccaaccacctaacggatgccttgttggaagggagacctagggattggccaaatgggagggacgcacagcgtagggaggcccagtggacaaaggagtggcccacaatccagattcgcttcaccccgggggtagtgcctgtggagacaaacattttagtatcctgaattaacatctaaacattaaacaattggacggacataggttctgaaacaattggaccgccaacgcccaatacgttttatgtcctcgcacgaggagcccgcttgcgcagcgttagtcgcggcccctatgcgaaaagagtgcggggccagtctgctagcgtccagccccgcctggactgccgccaattttaggaccctaccgaactgaaatttggaaagggatctgccgtccgcatggaccaggaattgccccgggccaggcggcctttgagccaggtaaagattaacgcagttaaccgggcagcatgcgctgttcacctgagggtgaacggggatccaggttcccttaccttcctgatctgtctttgatcgcgGCAGAAAAAGAAGTAAGGAATCAGGGGCAGCTCTAACATGTTGCAATTGTATACCTGCCCCAGACGCctgcttggagggtgctactacctcactaactctaagagcggcggcaaaggccagattaaacgcagttttgaagagtagggcttcaaaatctgatctacagaccacgtcgagcgccaagagcaaacgctccaggcggtcgcgggtgatgggttcgcgcgtgtctattttccgctgctgcgatctgccccaacccttgatcacctgcctaataaaaaaggaattggttgggtcaggaatggctaatgccctatagaaaaatgagagggcggccaatttggattgtattgccccctgacgggccccagaggcatgcaaactcaccagccaatcatgtaagttgtccctagacccctgagcagcgtcggctcccctggacgcacagaaattgtcccattcagaccacatgcgggcataggcgtgccaagtggatggtgctaaggaggagcggaccaacggcagtaaggctatccaggaaggacgagctgccaaaggaaatcaggacagcgtaagCCCACGGCTGCAGCTGTGGGGGCTAACTTGCGAAATGTCGCCCATTCGAATCGTGACAGGGCGTCAGCTACAACATTGTCGACGcccgggacatgacgggcctggaactggatgttaaggtccagacagcgcaacaccaggtggcgcagcaaggtaatgacctttgctgaggtggctgacaagttattgatcgcaaagaccacactgatgttgtctgtccagaacacaacagtcccgttcgacaacttcccaccccacagctcgaccgccaagaccacggggaatagctc is part of the Bombina bombina isolate aBomBom1 chromosome 6, aBomBom1.pri, whole genome shotgun sequence genome and harbors:
- the LOC128662702 gene encoding uncharacterized protein LOC128662702 isoform X1; translation: MRPLQFIQMGDNANAVQQAAPDIINPHRADSGLVQAAAQPHDIVSNNSLHVNQGNVQSMHVNQNIEHHLPSHHLPSPIGVNAALNGVNVQAAPQGYNTPLVGIHNANVQSLSQLQHPITLGIQGVQPLDQGIHSPMAATQGAHAHSLNHAQSISQACHNPIVDQQGVNAQTSANGQSVSQGFHTPLHIAHPPLATDNPDTSIGQSARQILSLLQGAIGSQSAAKTRTNTATVMSGADAGVPGSITAGAAATTSTAQQGSSGLALQNQPAGQPVSSMGQGPPAISHARPSWIALLPLVRSSLAPSTWHAYARMWSEWDNFCASRGADAAQGSRDNLHDWLVSLHASGARQGAIQSKLAALSFFYRALAIPDPTNSFFIRQVIKGWGRSQQRKIDTREPITRDRLERLLLALDVVCRSDFEALLFKTAFNLAFAAALRVSEVVAPSKQASGAGIQLQHVRAAPDSLLLFLPRSKTDQEGKGTWIPVHPQVNSACCPVNCVNLYLAQRPPGPGQFLVHADGRSLSKFQFGRVLKLAAVQAGLDASRLAPHSFRIGAATNAAQAGSSCEDIKRIGRWRSNCFRTYVRPIV